Proteins co-encoded in one Bacteroidota bacterium genomic window:
- a CDS encoding helix-turn-helix domain-containing protein, with product MEKIMLSPITIDELATVIQMTVKREFETINNSQKPEPDNDYLSRKETCKILGISLPTLNDYTKRGLVPSYRIGARIRYKKEEVLKSLSYRQFTKKVGRAA from the coding sequence ATGGAAAAAATAATGTTAAGTCCAATTACAATAGATGAATTGGCAACGGTTATCCAAATGACCGTAAAAAGAGAGTTTGAAACGATAAACAACTCTCAGAAACCCGAACCCGACAACGACTATCTAAGTCGGAAAGAAACCTGCAAAATCTTAGGCATTTCTTTGCCTACATTGAACGATTACACAAAACGTGGACTTGTGCCTAGTTATCGAATTGGTGCTCGCATACGCTACAAAAAAGAGGAGGTTTTAAAATCCTTGTCTTACCGACAGTTCACTAAAAAAGTTGGGAGGGCTGCATAA
- a CDS encoding site-specific integrase, whose protein sequence is MAKFNFNLREAQSNIDNPTKTPIYLVVRWDNKKLVYPTGETINPIYWQNDNKKPDYQRATQTKKFKTHAELNSRLKQIDADADNGFRQFVNDYKRQPTVIELRKVLDLVFKKEEVKEVEKKIDLFGSIDLFISDSEIRTGKRTGKLLRPVTIRIYKRSRDVFKEYCQTLNRKIDFQDIDMNFYFGYKSFLTKKKGFSTNTIGKHIRALKIFLNAATERNLNTNFEYKKSGFEIPNEEVESIYLNEDELNQMFDLDLTNNPRLERVRDLFLVGCWTGLRFSDFSNITPENIKGDFIEIKTQKTKKTVVIPIHSAVKKIMERYKGKYENSLPPSISNAKMNQYIKEVAKKVECLKTIVENTYTKGGVELISNTSKHDLVTTHTARRSFATNLYNDKFPTYSIMQITGHKTEKAFLTYIKVSSDEHAKVLQLHWQQKEHKLRAV, encoded by the coding sequence ATGGCAAAGTTCAATTTCAACCTCAGGGAGGCTCAATCTAATATTGACAACCCTACAAAAACCCCGATTTATTTAGTCGTTCGCTGGGACAATAAAAAACTTGTTTACCCAACAGGCGAAACAATTAATCCTATTTATTGGCAGAACGACAATAAGAAACCCGACTATCAAAGGGCAACCCAAACAAAAAAGTTCAAGACTCATGCAGAACTTAACTCTAGGTTAAAACAAATTGATGCTGATGCAGACAATGGGTTTAGGCAATTTGTAAATGACTACAAAAGACAGCCAACAGTAATAGAATTGAGAAAAGTTCTTGACCTTGTTTTTAAAAAAGAAGAGGTAAAAGAAGTTGAAAAGAAAATTGATTTGTTTGGCTCAATTGACCTCTTCATTTCTGACTCAGAAATTAGAACAGGAAAAAGAACAGGAAAGCTATTAAGACCTGTTACTATTCGTATTTACAAACGGTCAAGAGATGTTTTTAAAGAATATTGTCAAACCCTAAATCGCAAAATTGATTTTCAGGATATAGACATGAATTTTTATTTCGGGTATAAGTCTTTTTTGACCAAGAAAAAGGGTTTCTCAACTAATACAATAGGTAAACACATTAGAGCTCTTAAGATATTTCTAAATGCAGCAACCGAAAGGAATTTAAACACCAACTTTGAGTATAAAAAAAGTGGGTTTGAAATCCCAAATGAAGAGGTAGAAAGTATTTATTTGAATGAAGATGAGTTGAACCAAATGTTTGATTTGGATTTAACTAATAATCCCCGATTAGAAAGGGTTAGAGATTTGTTTTTAGTGGGCTGTTGGACAGGGCTAAGGTTTTCCGATTTTTCAAACATTACCCCCGAAAACATAAAAGGAGATTTTATTGAAATAAAGACTCAGAAAACAAAGAAAACTGTTGTTATACCAATACACAGTGCTGTTAAAAAAATAATGGAACGCTATAAAGGAAAGTATGAAAATTCGCTACCTCCTTCAATATCCAATGCAAAAATGAATCAATATATTAAAGAGGTTGCTAAGAAAGTTGAATGTTTAAAAACCATTGTTGAAAACACTTACACAAAGGGAGGTGTTGAGTTGATTTCAAACACCTCCAAACACGATTTAGTGACAACACATACAGCGCGCAGAAGTTTTGCGACAAACCTCTATAATGATAAGTTCCCGACTTACTCAATAATGCAAATTACAGGACACAAAACAGAAAAGGCGTTTCTAACCTATATTAAAGTTTCATCGGATGAACATGCAAAAGTATTGCAGTTGCATTGGCAACAAAAAGAGCATAAATTAAGAGCTGTTTAA